A stretch of Gossypium hirsutum isolate 1008001.06 chromosome A06, Gossypium_hirsutum_v2.1, whole genome shotgun sequence DNA encodes these proteins:
- the LOC121203651 gene encoding 60S ribosomal protein L18a-like protein isoform X1, with the protein MSEDGKNRGGVTSSFNPQSQYQYGTFQGVANYYHPHFPQQPPPQPFVGLPHAIPPPGCPANPYVHGYQTVTGFPVEEPVPLRQPRLPVCGLGMGWLLFFLGFFFGGIPWYVGTFILLCVKVDYREKAGYLACAIAILQSVVAMIAITFGLTKGGTRAW; encoded by the exons atgagcgAAGATGGGAAAAATAGAGGAGGCGTCACCTCCAGTTTCAACCCTCAAAGCCAATATCAATACGGCACGTTTCAAGGCGTAGCCAATTACTACCACCCTCATTTCCCTCAACAACCGCCTCCACAGCCCTTTGTCGGCTTACCTCATGCCATCCCTCCGCCGGGCTGCCCCGCCAACCCCTATGTCCATGGCTACCAGACCGTTACAG GTTTTCCAGTTGAAGAACCCGTGCCCTTGAGGCAACCTCGCCTACCTGTTTGTGGACTTGGAATGGGATGGTTATT GTTTTTTCTTGGCTTCTTCTTTGGCGGTATTCCCTGGTATGTTGGAACTTTTATTCTACTGTGTGTCAAAGTGGATTATAGAGAAAAAGCAGGATACCTTGCATGTGCTATTGCT ATTCTACAGTCCGTTGTCGCTATGATCGCCATTACCTTTGGTTTGACAAAGGGAGGAACTCGTGCCTGGTGA
- the LOC121203651 gene encoding 60S ribosomal protein L18a-like protein isoform X2: protein MSEDGKNRGGVTSSFNPQSQYQYGTFQGVANYYHPHFPQQPPPQPFVGLPHAIPPPGCPANPYVHGYQTVTGFPVEEPVPLRQPRLPVCGLGMGWLLFFLGFFFGGIPWYVGTFILLCVKVDYREKAGYLACAIASVVAMIAITFGLTKGGTRAW from the exons atgagcgAAGATGGGAAAAATAGAGGAGGCGTCACCTCCAGTTTCAACCCTCAAAGCCAATATCAATACGGCACGTTTCAAGGCGTAGCCAATTACTACCACCCTCATTTCCCTCAACAACCGCCTCCACAGCCCTTTGTCGGCTTACCTCATGCCATCCCTCCGCCGGGCTGCCCCGCCAACCCCTATGTCCATGGCTACCAGACCGTTACAG GTTTTCCAGTTGAAGAACCCGTGCCCTTGAGGCAACCTCGCCTACCTGTTTGTGGACTTGGAATGGGATGGTTATT GTTTTTTCTTGGCTTCTTCTTTGGCGGTATTCCCTGGTATGTTGGAACTTTTATTCTACTGTGTGTCAAAGTGGATTATAGAGAAAAAGCAGGATACCTTGCATGTGCTATTGCT TCCGTTGTCGCTATGATCGCCATTACCTTTGGTTTGACAAAGGGAGGAACTCGTGCCTGGTGA
- the LOC121230867 gene encoding uncharacterized protein ycf23, with protein sequence MNSSSICMAISASSSNTSLNQCLNPFLGKLFPSKPNQNLRRTACVRANTKALLSSSKQAVLNDFNERRALKIISGLQNFDRENVASVVTAADKGGATHVDIACDPDLVRLAIGLTSLPVCVSSVDPAAFSAAVEAGALMVEIGNYDSFYEAGVIFSPEQILKLTKETRSNLPSITLSVTVPHTLSLPDQVKLAEMLEKEGVDVIQTEGGKCSAPSKSGVLGLIEKATPTLAAAYSISRAVKIPVMCSSGLSAVTAPMAITAGAAGVGVGSAVNKLNDVIAMVAEVRSIAESLKMAAADQQITHTDRSFMM encoded by the exons atgaaTTCTTCTTCAATTTGCATGGCGATTTCAGCTTCATCTTCCAACACTTCTTTGAATCAATGCTTAAACCCATTTTTGGGTAAACTTTTCCCTTCAAAACCCAATCAAAATCTCAGAAGAACAGCTTGTGTAAGAGCTAATACCAAAGCTCTTTTATCATCTTCAAAACAAGCTGTGTTGAATGATTTCAATGAAAGAAGAGCTctcaag ATTATCTCAGGTTTGCAGAATTTTGATAGAGAGAATGTGGCTTCTGTTGTTACTGCTGCAGATAAG GGTGGAGCAACTCATGTGGACATAGCTTGTGACCCAGATTTAGTGAGGCTTGCCATTGGCTTAACTTCTCTTCCT GTTTGTGTTTCATCAGTTGATCCAGCAGCATTTTCTGCAGCAGTTGAAGCTGGAGCTTTGATG GTGGAGATTGGAAATTATGATTCCTTCTACGAGGCTGGTGTTATTTTCTCCCCAGAGCAG ATACTAAAGCTAACAAAGGAAACAAGGAGCAATCTTCCTTCTATAACACTATCAGTTACAGTGCCTCACACACTTAGCCTCCCTGACCAG GTCAAGCTTGCAGAGATGCTGGAAAAAGAAGGTGTTGATGTTATCCAAACTGAAGGAGGAAAATGTTCCGCTCCCTCAAAATCTGGTGTCCTTGGTTTGATTGAGAAG GCAACACCAACATTAGCAGCAGCATATTCAATATCTAGGGCAGTGAAGATACCAGTAATGTGTTCATCTGGACTTAGTGCAGTTACTGCTCCAATGGCAATTACAGCAGGGGCAGCTGGTGTG GGTGTGGGATCAGCAGTGAACAAGCTTAATGATGTCATAGCAATGGTTGCAGAAGTGAGAAGCATTGCGGAATCATTGAAAATGGCAGCTGCTGATCAACAGATTACACACACTGACAGGAGCTTCATGATGTAG
- the LOC107961077 gene encoding cation/H(+) antiporter 15-like → MEQPQKLGGNENRCFILNITNYNGIWQGQNPFVEALPIFITQLAAILIVTRFFHHLFKPLHQPRIVSDILGGILLGPSALGKIVYFSDLFPKRNVITVETLAYMALFLHMFLVGLELDLTAVSRISKKAIILTISGLLFPFIVGVAFFYSLLESFDQYRIQVHNIGCGFLWAASLTVTSFPAIGRILCDLKLLNSEIGRLTMPIALISDLGSWILVVILIPFCDNPANALYVILVTIVYVVASFYLIRPFLGWMVHFTSDGNNNYTDCYLCFALVGVVLSAFTTDVTGTHPIVGSFVFGLIMPSDIALVLLDRFSYFISGLLMPVFFTVAGLRVDIFKITKWNLVFVVVPLLFAVKILSFLPISLFTNIHSKDSFALGLLMTTKGIWAILVCITALDKGVISFLSFSLFLFLP, encoded by the exons ATGGAGCAACCACAAAAGTTGGGCGGCAATGAGAATCGGTGTTTCATTTTGAACATCACCAATTACAATGGAATTTGGCAAGGACAAAACCCTTTCGTCGAAGCTCTCCCTATCTTCATCACTCAACTCGCCGCCATCTTAATCGTCACTCGCTTCTTTCACCACCTTTTCAAACCCTTGCATCAACCTCGTATCGTTTCTGATATTCTT GGTGGAATATTGTTAGGTCCATCTGCATTGGGGAAGATAGTGTACTTCTCAGATTTGTTTCCGAAAAGAAATGTTATTACAGTGGAAACCTTGGCATACATGGCCCTTTTTCTTCACATGTTCTTAGTAGGCTTAGAGCTCGATTTAACTGCTGTCAGTCGGATAAGCAAAAAGGCCATAATCCTCACTATATCTGGTCTTCTCTTTCCCTTCATCGTTGGGGTTGCCTTTTTTTATTCATTGCTTGAATCCTTCGATCAATATCGGATTCAAGTTCACAATATTGGATGTGGCTTTCTATGGGCTGCCTCGTTAACCGTCACGAGTTTCCCGGCGATTGGTCGGATTCTATGTGACCTCAAGCTACTCAACTCCGAAATCGGTCGACTGACGATGCCAATCGCCCTCATCAGCGACTTGGGTTCGTGGATTCTTGTCGTTATTTTGATTCCATTTTGTGACAACCCCGCTAATGCACTATATGTTATCCTTGTGACAATAGTCTACGTAGTGGCCTCTTTTTACCTCATTCGTCCATTCCTTGGATGGATGGTTCATTTCACATCCGATGGCAACAACAACTATACTGATTGCTACTTGTGTTTCGCCCTCGTCGGAGTTGTCTTAAGCGCGTTCACGACCGACGTTACCGGCACTCACCCCATCGTCGGATCGTTCGTCTTTGGGCTCATCATGCCCAGTGATATCGCGCTCGTCTTGTTGGACCGGTTTAGTTACTTCATCTCGGGGCTTCTAATGCCCGTTTTTTTCACCGTCGCCGGGCTCCGAGTCGACATCTTCAAGATAACAAAGTGGAACCTCGTGTTTGTAGTTGTACCATTGCTTTTTGCCGTTAAGATCCTTAGTTTCCTACCGATTTCACTTTTCACCAACATTCACTCTAAAGATAGCTTTGCTCTTGGCTTACTTATGACCACCAAAGGGATATGGGCCATTCTTGTTTGTATCACTGCTTTGGACAAAGGGGTAATTtcatttctctctttttctctttttctctttttacccTAA
- the LOC121230581 gene encoding cation/H(+) antiporter 15-like — translation MNSIIAPTIATLYKRTNLFIKYNSRTIQEARNKTELRILVCIHSYCNVPGILKLLEISHGSGHNQMTVFALHFVDLPDQPSSVLIVHDSHSPRFEETKANGGHHDYDSSETDQIVTAFNEFEKTNDNVRVQSLTTLSPITAMHGDICSLAEDKFVALLILPFHKHATKEQCLEEIISSFPNINQDVLDNAPCSVGIFIDRGFEVTNGSDPDYGVHEIAMVFIGGADDCEALSYAWRMARKPGVLLTVIRLLETDSRDQRKSNELDDDCINDFRIQTSNDEFIVYEEKILNDGEELIEALKEMENKFELFIVGRRDGVDSPITSELLDRIDYLELGIIGDLLAASDSATSSILVVKQFVNLIDNKVIEDLIGTQWLSMDRSAMNFGSRRLLMATSNTLWMYSEQKLKEMHGVDEGDVDDGDGDGNGVNP, via the coding sequence ATGAACAGCATTATTGCTCCCACCATTGCTACCCTTTACAAGAGGACCAATCTGTTCATAAAATACAATAGCAGGACCATTCAAGAAGCTAGGAACAAAACCGAACTTCGAATCCTCGTATGCATCCATTCATATTGCAACGTACCAGGTATCTTAAAGCTCCTCGAAATATCGCACGGTTCCGGTCACAATCAAATGACAGTGTTCGCGCTTCACTTCGTCGATCTCCCCGACCAGCCATCATCCGTGCTCATAGTGCACGACTCGCACAGCCCCCGGTTTGAAGAAACGAAAGCAAATGGTGGCCACCATGACTACGACAGCTCTGAGACGGACCAAATCGTCACCGCATTCAATGAATTCGAGAAAACGAACGACAATGTACGTGTCCAATCGTTAACCACGCTGTCGCCTATCACGGCAATGCATGGGGATATTTGTAGCTTAGCTGAAGACAAGTTCGTGGCACTCTTGATATTGCCGTTTCATAAGCATGCTACGAAAGAACAGTGCCTCGAAGAGATTATCTCTTCATTTCCTAACATAAACCAAGATGTGCTTGACAATGCCCCATGTTCGGTCGGAATCTTCATTGACCGTGGGTTCGAAGTGACCAACGGTTCGGATCCTGACTACGGGGTACATGAAATAGCAATGGTGTTCATCGGCGGAGCCGACGATTGTGAAGCTTTATCTTATGCATGGAGGATGGCGAGGAAGCCCGGTGTTCTCTTAACTGTTATACGATTATTAGAAACCGATTCCCGGGATCAAAggaaatcaaatgaactcgacgaCGATTGCATAAATGATTTCCGAATACAAACATCGAACGACGAATTCATTGTGTACGAAGAAAAGATTTTAAATGATGGGGAAGAACTTATTGAGgcactaaaagaaatggagaataaATTTGAGCTATTCATTGTAGGGAGACGAGACGGGGTAGACTCGCCGATAACATCCGAGTTACTTGACAGGATCGACTATCTGGAGCTCGGTATCATCGGCGACTTGTTGGCGGCATCGGATTCCGCTACGAGCTCCATCCTAGTGGTGAAACAGTTCGTTAATTTGATCGATAACAAAGTGATTGAAGATTTGATCGGGACACAATGGTTGTCAATGGACCGGTCTGCAATGAACTTCGGGAGCCGGCGATTGTTGATGGCGACTAGCAATACGTTATGGATGTACTCGGAACAGAAACTGAAAGAGATGCATGGTGTTGATGAAGGTGATGTTGACGACGGCGACGGCGACGGCAACGGCGTCAATCCCTAG
- the LOC121230868 gene encoding uncharacterized protein encodes MGRTKIWAIFKRLLKKESWRWKYVLGSAFKWKRLNIHHFSFLDDLLFKIASIFEAIFLVSTLCFFYLCCGCQI; translated from the coding sequence aTGGGAAGAACAAAGATATGGGCAATATTCAAAAGGCTACTCAAGAAAGAATCATGGAGGTGGAAGTACGTTTTAGGGTCAGCTTTCAAGTGGAAGAGACTAAACATTCATCACTTTTCTTTCCTTGACGATTTGCTTTTCAAAATTGCTTCCATCTTCGAAGCGATTTTCTTGGTTTCTACTCTCTGTTTCTTCTATCTTTGTTGTGGATGTCAAATTTGA
- the LOC107960254 gene encoding glucan endo-1,3-beta-glucosidase 4 isoform X1, with amino-acid sequence MAKPVGSTPIFSLFVMFSLLYSGSSQTIPNERSHDYLQKTWCIANPLASNSALAANIEYICSQLDCGSINPKGPCFEPNSRMHHASFAMNLYYQANGRHLADCNFINSGLVSLIDPSYGNCSFHSGGGLADEEPSETWCVAKPGTSDELLQLNINFACNLVDCNATHSGGVCYYPATLINHASYAMNLYYQITGRKKSNCNFRETSLIVSSDPSYGNCSYPCFTVQ; translated from the exons ATGGCTAAACCAGTTGGTTCCACTCCCATTTTCTCCCTCTTTGTTATGTTTTCTTTGTTGTACTCAG GAAGTTCTCAAACGATACCTAATGAACGG TCCCATGATTATTTGCAGAAAACTTGGTGCATTGCAAATCCATTAGCTAGCAATTCGGCACTGGCTGCCAACATTGAATACATTTGCAGTCAATTAGATTGTGGCTCTATAAACCCTAAGGGTCCTTGCTTTGAACCAAATTCTCGAATGCACCATGCTTCGTTTGCTATGAATTTGTATTATCAAGCCAATGGCAGGCACCTTGCTgattgtaattttataaactcGGGTTTGGTTTCGTTGATTGATCCAA GTTACGGTAACTGCAGTTTTCATAGTG GTGGAGGTCTAGCAGACGAAGAACCATCG GAAACTTGGTGTGTGGCAAAGCCAGGAACAAGTGATGAGCTACTACAGCTGAACATAAACTTTGCCTGTAACCTGGTCGATTGCAACGCCACTCATTCCGGCGGCGTTTGCTATTATCCCGCAACACTCATTAACCATGCATCGTACGCCATGAATCTTTATTACCAGATCACCGGGCGGAAGAAATCGAACTGTAATTTCAGGGAAACCAGCCTGATTGTCTCAAGTGATCCAA gttaTGGGAACTGTTCCTACCCTTGTTTCACAGTgcagtga
- the LOC107960254 gene encoding major pollen allergen Ole e 10 isoform X3, whose amino-acid sequence MAKPVGSTPIFSLFVMFSLLYSGSSQTIPNERSHDYLQKTWCIANPLASNSALAANIEYICSQLDCGSINPKGPCFEPNSRMHHASFAMNLYYQANGRHLADCNFINSGLVSLIDPSYGNCSFHSGGGLADEEPSITGRKKSNCNFRETSLIVSSDPSYGNCSYPCFTVQ is encoded by the exons ATGGCTAAACCAGTTGGTTCCACTCCCATTTTCTCCCTCTTTGTTATGTTTTCTTTGTTGTACTCAG GAAGTTCTCAAACGATACCTAATGAACGG TCCCATGATTATTTGCAGAAAACTTGGTGCATTGCAAATCCATTAGCTAGCAATTCGGCACTGGCTGCCAACATTGAATACATTTGCAGTCAATTAGATTGTGGCTCTATAAACCCTAAGGGTCCTTGCTTTGAACCAAATTCTCGAATGCACCATGCTTCGTTTGCTATGAATTTGTATTATCAAGCCAATGGCAGGCACCTTGCTgattgtaattttataaactcGGGTTTGGTTTCGTTGATTGATCCAA GTTACGGTAACTGCAGTTTTCATAGTG GTGGAGGTCTAGCAGACGAAGAACCATCG ATCACCGGGCGGAAGAAATCGAACTGTAATTTCAGGGAAACCAGCCTGATTGTCTCAAGTGATCCAA gttaTGGGAACTGTTCCTACCCTTGTTTCACAGTgcagtga
- the LOC107960254 gene encoding glucan endo-1,3-beta-glucosidase 13 isoform X2 has product MAKPVGSTPIFSLFVMFSLLYSGSSQTIPNERKTWCIANPLASNSALAANIEYICSQLDCGSINPKGPCFEPNSRMHHASFAMNLYYQANGRHLADCNFINSGLVSLIDPSYGNCSFHSGGGLADEEPSETWCVAKPGTSDELLQLNINFACNLVDCNATHSGGVCYYPATLINHASYAMNLYYQITGRKKSNCNFRETSLIVSSDPSYGNCSYPCFTVQ; this is encoded by the exons ATGGCTAAACCAGTTGGTTCCACTCCCATTTTCTCCCTCTTTGTTATGTTTTCTTTGTTGTACTCAG GAAGTTCTCAAACGATACCTAATGAACGG AAAACTTGGTGCATTGCAAATCCATTAGCTAGCAATTCGGCACTGGCTGCCAACATTGAATACATTTGCAGTCAATTAGATTGTGGCTCTATAAACCCTAAGGGTCCTTGCTTTGAACCAAATTCTCGAATGCACCATGCTTCGTTTGCTATGAATTTGTATTATCAAGCCAATGGCAGGCACCTTGCTgattgtaattttataaactcGGGTTTGGTTTCGTTGATTGATCCAA GTTACGGTAACTGCAGTTTTCATAGTG GTGGAGGTCTAGCAGACGAAGAACCATCG GAAACTTGGTGTGTGGCAAAGCCAGGAACAAGTGATGAGCTACTACAGCTGAACATAAACTTTGCCTGTAACCTGGTCGATTGCAACGCCACTCATTCCGGCGGCGTTTGCTATTATCCCGCAACACTCATTAACCATGCATCGTACGCCATGAATCTTTATTACCAGATCACCGGGCGGAAGAAATCGAACTGTAATTTCAGGGAAACCAGCCTGATTGTCTCAAGTGATCCAA gttaTGGGAACTGTTCCTACCCTTGTTTCACAGTgcagtga
- the LOC107960253 gene encoding probable starch synthase 4, chloroplastic/amyloplastic, with protein MAAKCSICFFSYGFNGLSEGNYGNDVDSWKKNVSLFLPSRRRLLPVCCKIQRRNLSSYNRRQEKKPPFERIRPSAKLQPNSDDEFDPEHSVPNNGDMEPSVNCEKTFEDDVDTRGDAEHTDEKNSGTQSASAIETNRDVKHADEQITDSSAQSAVAKASAINGVGTELLSSVQPDNLIGMIKNAERNILLLNQARVHALEDLHKILSEKETLKGEINNLEKRLAEADAQIKFASQEKVHAELLEDQLENLQNELINRGGSGKSELELYENRSKISNEGALLAHDGHVQSLSKEVDSLRTENLALKYDIQALKSMLSNLKNTDKRIVTLENESSFLESSMKELESKLSVSQQESSNISTLKTECKDLWAKVENLQLLLDKATKQADKAILVLQQNQDLRKKVDKLEESLEAATVFKASSEKTQQYNELMQQKIKLLEERLQKSDQEIYSYVQLYQESIKEFRDTLNSLKEESKKRALDEPVDDMPWEFWSCLLLTIDGWVLENKILNSEAVPLREMVWKRDRRICDAYVMCKEKTEDEVISTFLQLISSQASPGLHVIHIAAEMAPVAKVGGLGDVVTGLGKALQKKGHLVEIVLPKYDCMQYDRVRDLRVLDATVYSYFDGKLFQNKVWTGTVEGLPVYFIEPHHPSKFFWRGQYYGEQDDFKRFSFFSRAALELLLQAGKKPDIIHCHDWQTAFVAPLYWDLYFPKGLNSARICFTCHNFEYQGAAPASELASCGLDVQQLNRPDRMQDNSAYDRVNPIKGAIVFSNMVTTVSPTYAQEVRTAEGGKGLHSTLNFHSKKFMGILNGIDTDAWDPATDIFLKVQYTANDLQGKAENKAAMRRHLRLSSADDSQPLVGCITRLVPQKGVHLIRHAIYRTLEMGGQFVLLGSSPVPHIQREFEGIANQFQDHEHIRLILKYDESLSRYIYAASDMFIIPSIFEPCGLTQMIAMRYGSVPIVRKTGGLNDSVFDVDDDTIPYQYRNGFTFTTPDEQGLNGALDRAFNLYNNDSETWQQLVRKDMNIDFSWHSSASQYEELYAKSVARARAATSRT; from the exons ATGGCTGCGAAGTGTTCGATTTGTTTTTTCAGCTATGGATTTAACGGTTTGAGTGAAGGTAATTATGGAAATGATGTTGATAGTTGGAAGAAGAACGTATCATTGTTTTTGCCTTCTCGTCGTCGTTTACTTCCTGTTTGTTGTAAAATACAGCGACGGAATCTCAG TTCATATAATAGAAGACAAGAGAAGAAGCCTCCTTTTGAACGGATTCGACCAAGTGCAAAGTTGCAGCCAAATAGCGATGATGAATTTGATCCTGAACATTCTGTCCCAAATAATGGAGATATGGAGCCTAGTGTTAATTGTGAAAAAACTTTTGAAGACGATGTTGACACTAGGGGAGATGCAGAGCATACTGATGAAAAGAATTCGGGTACTCAATCTGCCTCTGCCATTGAGACTAACAGAGATGTAAAGCATGCCGATGAGCAGATAACGGACAGCTCCGCACAGTCTGCTGTAGCAAAAGCTTCG GCCATAAATGGAGTTGGTACAGAGCTGCTCTCAAGTGTTCAACCAGACAACCTGATAGGCATGATAAAAAATGCGGAGAGAA ATATCCTTCTTCTCAATCAAGCTCGGGTTCATGCACTAGAAGATCTTCATAAAATTCTCAGTGAGAAGGAGACATTGAAAGGTGAAATTAACAATTTGGAAAAAAGATTGGCTGAAGCTGATGCACAGATTAAATTTGCTTCTCAAGAAAAGGTGCATGCAGAACTATTAGAAGATCAGTTAGAGAATTTGCAAAATGAATTGATTAATAGGGGTGGTTCTGGAAAAAGTGAGCTTGAATTGTATGAGAATCGAAGCAAAATTTCCAATGAAGGGGCACTTTTGGCACATGATGGTCATGTTCAGTCTCTTAGCAAGGAAGTTGATTCATTGAGGACAGAAAATCTTGCCCTAAAATATGATATCCAAGCGCTTAAGTCAATGCTTAGCAATTTGAAGAACACTGATAAACGCATAGTAACACTGGAAAATGAAAGCTCTTTTCTAGAGTCCTCCATGAAGGAGTTGGAATCTAAACTGTCAGTTTCTCAGCAAGAGTCTTCAAATATTTCTACCCTAAAAACTGAATGCAAGGACCTATGGGCAAAGGTAGAAAATTTACAACTCTTGCTGGATAAGGCAACTAAACAGGCCGACAAAGCCATTTTAGTGTTACAGCAAAACCAGGATCTTCGGAAGAAGGTTGATAAATTGGAAGAATCTCTTGAAGCGGCTACCGTCTTTAAAGCCTCATCTGAGAAAACCCAACAATATAATGAACTTATGCAGCAAAAGATAAAACTACTAGAGGAGCGTCTTCAAAAGTCTGATCAAGAGATATATTCGTATGTTCAATTATATCAAGAATCTATAAAGGAATTTCGGGACACCCTTAATAGTTTGAAAGAAGAAAGCAAGAAAAGGGCATTGGACGAACCAGTTGATGATATGCCTTGGGAATTTTGGAGCTGTTTATTGCTTACTATTGATGGTTGGGTGCTTGAGAATAAAATATTGAACAGTGAGGCAGTGCCGTTGAGAGAAATGGTGTGGAAGAGGGATCGACGCATTTGTGATGCATATGTGATGTGCAAAGAAAAGACAGAGGATGAAGTTATATCTACATTTCTCCAGCTGATATCATCACAAGCTAG TCCAGGGTTGCATGTCATTCATATTGCTGCTGAGATGGCACCAGTTGCTAAG GTTGGTGGCTTGGGAGATGTTGTGACTGGTCTTGGTAAAGCATTACAGAAGAAAGGACACCTTGTGGAGATTGTTCTTCCAAAATATGATTGTATGCAATATGATCGTGTTCGTGACTTAAGG GTCTTAGATGCGACAGTATACTCGTATTTCGATGGCAAACTATTTCAAAATAAAGTTTGGACTGGTACTGTTGAAG GTCTTCCTGTTTATTTTATCGAGCCACATCATCCCAGCAAGTTCTTTTGGAGGGGACAATATTATGGAGAGCAAGATGATTTCAAACGTTTTTCATTTTTCAGTCGTGCAGCACTTGAGTTGCTTCTTCAAGCTGGCAAGAAACCTGACATAATTCATTGCCATGATTGGCAGACAGCTTTTGTT GCACCACTTTACTGGGACTTGTATTTTCCAAAAGGTTTGAATTCAGCTCGAATATGTTTTACTTGCCACAATTTCGAGTACCAAGGGGCAGCACCTGCTTCAGAATTGGCATCATGCGGTTTGGATGTCCAGCAGCTAAACAGACCTGATAGAATGCAGGATAACTCGGCATATGATAGGGTCAATCCTATTAAG GGTGCAATTGTGTTCTCTAACATGGTAACAACAGTGTCACCGACTTATGCACAAGAGGTCCGAACTGCTGAG ggAGGAAAAGGCCTCCATTCTACACTTAATTTTCACTCAAAAAAGTTCATGGGGATCTTAAACGGGATCGATACTGATGCTTGGGATCCTGCCACCGATATTTTTCTCAAAGTGCAGTATACTGCTAACGATCTGCAAGGAAAAGCAGAAAATAAAGCTGCCATGAGAAGGCATCTAAGACTTTCTTCTGCTGATGATTCTCAGCCTCTg GTGGGCTGCATAACAAGATTGGTGCCACAAAAGGGTGTGCATCTAATTAGACATGCCATTTATCGAACGTTGGAGATGGGTGGTCAGTTTGTGCTTCTTGGTTCAAGTCCAGTTCCCCACATTCAG AGGGAGTTCGAAGGTATCGCAAACCAATTTCAAGATCATGAACACATCCGGTTAATATTAAAATATGACGAGTCTCTTTCTCGTTACATTTATGCAGCATCTGACATGTTCATAATTCCATCTATTTTCGAGCCTTGTGGCCTTACACAG ATGATAGCAATGAGATATGGTTCCGTTCCAATTGTAAGAAAAACTGGTGGTCTAAATGACAG CGTTTTCGATGTTGACGACGACACAATACCTTACCAATATCGAAACGGTTTTACGTTTACAACTCCTGATGAACAG GGACTAAACGGTGCATTAGATCGTGCATTTAATCTCTACAACAATGACAGCGAGACTTGGCAACAACTTGTCCGAAAGGACATGAACATAGATTTCAGCTGGCATTCTTCAGCATCACAATACgaggagctttatgcgaaatcCGTCGCCAGAGCAAGGGCAGCCACAAGTCGCACGTAA